One window of Quercus robur chromosome 12, dhQueRobu3.1, whole genome shotgun sequence genomic DNA carries:
- the LOC126710496 gene encoding glycine-rich cell wall structural protein 1.8-like, translated as MAIQKVFSVVFFALLGLGICSATRALLTLENGNVHVGYGTVVHGAVGETGGTGAGYGGGAGSGEGGGAGYGAVGGHGGGGGGGSGSGGGGGGGAAGGAAGYGSGGGEGGGAGYGEGGEHGAGYGGGGGGGSGGGGGAGYGAGGEHGAGYGSGEGGGAGSGYGAGGASGGGHGGGGGGGSGGGGGAGYGAGGASGGGYGSGEGAGGGAGGGAAGGHGGGGGGGAGSGGGGGGAYGAGGAHGGGYGGGSGSGEGGGHGGYAP; from the coding sequence ATGGCGATTCAGAAAGTGTTTAGTGTTGTTTTCTTTGCTCTGTTGGGCTTAGGTATTTGTTCTGCAACTCGAGCCCTTCTTACCCTTGAAAATGGAAATGTGCATGTTGGCTATGGCACTGTTGTTCATGGAGCTGTAGGAGAAACTGGGGGTACTGGTGCTGGCTATGGAGGTGGTGCAGGGAGTGGAGAAGGTGGTGGTGCAGGATATGGAGCTGTGGGTGGAcatggtggtggcggtggcggtggaagtggaagtggaggtggaggtggaggtggggCAGCTGGTGGTGCTGCTGGATATGGAAGTGGTGGTGGGGAAGGAGGTGGTGCTGGATATGGTGAAGGTGGAGAACATGGGGCTGGATacggtggtggaggtggtggaggaagtggtggtggtggtggtgctggaTATGGTGCAGGAGGAGAGCATGGTGCTGGTTATGGAAGCGGTGAAGGAGGAGGTGCTGGTAGCGGCTATGGTGCTGGAGGAGCAAGTGGTGGTGGACATGGTGGAGGAGGTGGCGGTGGGAGTGGCGGGGGCGGTGGAGCAGGTTATGGTGCAGGAGGAGCAAGTGGAGGTGGGTATGGCAGTGGTGAAGGAGCTGGAGGAGGTGCTGGTGGTGGAGCTGCTGGTGGTcatggtggaggtggtggaggtggtgctGGTTCTGGTGGCGGCGGTGGCGGTGCCTATGGTGCAGGAGGTGCACATGGGGGTGGATACGGAGGAGGCAGTGGGAGTGGAGAGGGTGGTGGCCATGGTGGCTACGCCCCTTAA
- the LOC126710494 gene encoding glycine-rich cell wall structural protein 1.8-like isoform X2, whose product MAIQKVFSVVFFALLGLGICSATRALLTLENGNVHVGYGTVVHGAVGEHGGTGAGYGGGAGSGQGGGAGYGGAGGHGGGGGGGSGSGGGGGGGAAGGAAGYGSGGGEGGGAGYGEGGEHGAGYGGGGGGGRSGGGGGAGYGAGGEHGAGYGSGEGGGAGSGYGAGGASGGGYGGGGGGGSGGGGGAGYGAGGASGGGYGSGEGAGGGAGGGAAGGHGGGGGGGAGSGGGGGSAYGAGGAHGGGYGGGSGSGEGGGHGGYAP is encoded by the exons ATGGCGATTCAGAAAGTGTTTAGTGTTGTTTTCTTTGCTCTGTTGGGCTTAGGTATTTGTTCTGCAACTCGAGCCCTTCTTACCCTTGAAAATGGAAATGTGCATGTTGGCTATGGCACTGTTGTTCATGGAGCTGTAGGAGAACATGGGGGTACTGGTGCTGGCTATGGAGGTGGTGCAGGGAGTGGACAAGGTGGTGGTGCAGGATATGGAGGTGCGGGTGGAcatggtggtggcggtggcggtggaagtggaagtggaggtggaggtggaggtggggCAGCTGGTGGTGCTGCTGGATATGGAAGTGGTGGTGGGGAAGGAGGTGGTGCTGGATATGGTGAAGGTGGAGAACATGGGGCTGGATacggtggtggaggtggtggaggaa gaagtggtggtggtggtggtgctggaTATGGTGCAGGAGGAGAGCATGGTGCTGGTTATGGAAGCGGTGAAGGAGGAGGTGCTGGTAGCGGCTATGGTGCTGGAGGAGCAAGTGGTGGTGGATATGGTGGAGGAGGTGGCGGTGGGAGTGGTGGGGGCGGTGGAGCAGGTTATGGTGCAGGAGGAGCAAGTGGAGGTGGGTATGGCAGTGGTGAAGGAGCTGGAGGAGGTGCTGGTGGTGGAGCTGCTGGTGGTcatggtggaggtggtggaggtggcgCTGGTTCTGGTGGCGGCGGTGGCAGTGCCTATGGTGCAGGAGGTGCACATGGGGGTGGATACGGAGGAGGCAGTGGGAGTGGAGAGGGTGGTGGCCATGGTGGCTACGCCCCTTAA
- the LOC126710495 gene encoding glycine-rich cell wall structural protein 1.8-like, with protein MAIQKVFSVVFFALLGLGICSATRALLTLENGNVHVGYGTVVHGAVGEHGGTGAGYGGGAGSGQGGGAGYGGAGGHGGGGGGGSGSGGGGGGGAAGGAAGYGSGGGEGGGAGYGEGGEHGAGYGGGGGGGSGGGGGAGYGAGGEHGAGYGSGEGGGAGSGYGAGGASGGGHGGGGGGGSGGGGGAGYGAGGASGGGYGSGEGAGGGAGGGAAGGHGGGGGGGAGSGGGGGGAYGAGGAHGGGYGGGSGSGEGGGHGGYAP; from the coding sequence ATGGCGATTCAGAAAGTGTTTAGTGTTGTTTTCTTTGCTCTGTTGGGCTTAGGTATTTGTTCTGCAACTCGAGCCCTTCTTACCCTTGAAAATGGAAACGTGCATGTTGGCTATGGCACTGTTGTTCATGGAGCTGTAGGAGAACATGGGGGTACTGGTGCTGGCTATGGAGGTGGTGCAGGGAGTGGACAAGGTGGTGGTGCAGGATATGGAGGTGCGGGTGGAcatggtggtggcggtggcggtggaagtggaagtggaggtggaggtggaggtggggCAGCTGGTGGTGCTGCTGGATATGGAAGTGGTGGTGGGGAAGGAGGTGGTGCTGGATATGGTGAAGGTGGAGAACATGGGGCTGGATacggtggtggaggtggtggaggaagtggtggtggtggtggtgctggaTATGGTGCAGGAGGAGAGCATGGTGCTGGTTATGGAAGCGGTGAAGGAGGAGGTGCTGGTAGCGGCTATGGTGCTGGAGGAGCAAGTGGTGGTGGACATGGTGGAGGAGGTGGCGGTGGGAGTGGCGGGGGCGGTGGAGCAGGTTATGGTGCAGGAGGAGCAAGTGGAGGTGGGTATGGCAGTGGTGAAGGAGCTGGAGGAGGTGCTGGTGGTGGAGCTGCTGGTGGTcatggtggaggtggtggaggtggtgctGGTTCTGGTGGCGGCGGTGGCGGTGCCTATGGTGCAGGAGGTGCACATGGGGGTGGATACGGAGGAGGCAGTGGGAGTGGAGAGGGTGGTGGCCATGGTGGCTACGCCCCTTAA
- the LOC126710494 gene encoding glycine-rich cell wall structural protein 1.8-like isoform X1: protein MAIQKVFSVVFFALLGLGICSATRALLTLENGNVHVGYGTVVHGAVGEHGGTGAGYGGGAGSGQGGGAGYGGAGGHGGGGGGGSGSGGGGGGGAAGGAAGYGSGGGEGGGAGYGEGGEHGAGYGGGGGGGSGGGGGAGYGAGGEHGAGYGSGEGGGAGSGYGAGGASGGGYGGGGEHGAGYGGGGGGGSGGGGGAGYGAGGEHGAGYGSGEGGGAGSGYGAGGASGGGYGGGGGGGSGGGGGAGYGAGGASGGGYGSGEGAGGGAGGGAAGGHGGGGGGGAGSGGGGGSAYGAGGAHGGGYGGGSGSGEGGGHGGYAP, encoded by the coding sequence ATGGCGATTCAGAAAGTGTTTAGTGTTGTTTTCTTTGCTCTGTTGGGCTTAGGTATTTGTTCTGCAACTCGAGCCCTTCTTACCCTTGAAAATGGAAATGTGCATGTTGGCTATGGCACTGTTGTTCATGGAGCTGTAGGAGAACATGGGGGTACTGGTGCTGGCTATGGAGGTGGTGCAGGGAGTGGACAAGGTGGTGGTGCAGGATATGGAGGTGCGGGTGGAcatggtggtggcggtggcggtggaagtggaagtggaggtggaggtggaggtggggCAGCTGGTGGTGCTGCTGGATATGGAAGTGGTGGTGGGGAAGGAGGTGGTGCTGGATATGGTGAAGGTGGAGAACATGGGGCTGGATacggtggtggaggtggtggaggaagtggtggtggtggtggtgctggaTATGGTGCAGGAGGAGAGCATGGTGCTGGTTATGGAAGCGGTGAAGGAGGAGGTGCTGGTAGCGGCTATGGTGCTGGAGGAGCAAGTGGTGGTGGATATGGTGGAGGTGGAGAACATGGGGCTGGATacggtggtggaggtggtggaggaagtggtggtggtggtggtgctggaTATGGTGCAGGAGGAGAGCATGGTGCTGGTTATGGAAGCGGTGAAGGAGGAGGTGCTGGTAGCGGCTATGGTGCTGGAGGAGCAAGTGGTGGTGGATATGGTGGAGGAGGTGGCGGTGGGAGTGGTGGGGGCGGTGGAGCAGGTTATGGTGCAGGAGGAGCAAGTGGAGGTGGGTATGGCAGTGGTGAAGGAGCTGGAGGAGGTGCTGGTGGTGGAGCTGCTGGTGGTcatggtggaggtggtggaggtggcgCTGGTTCTGGTGGCGGCGGTGGCAGTGCCTATGGTGCAGGAGGTGCACATGGGGGTGGATACGGAGGAGGCAGTGGGAGTGGAGAGGGTGGTGGCCATGGTGGCTACGCCCCTTAA